One Triticum dicoccoides isolate Atlit2015 ecotype Zavitan chromosome 5B, WEW_v2.0, whole genome shotgun sequence genomic window carries:
- the LOC119305277 gene encoding uncharacterized protein LOC119305277, with the protein MASSKSLALLLLVALSATAMSAAGQGCDGHKVTVQNLCGHDLNLGINAVSNSKMLFPNGWLLPNGKHESFDVCAWSGSVSAQGAAVAKFHIGHEGGAYYEVSTDQASMPIRVSVTPHGSPLQGHCPTAGCNSGNHCFEHSVPGGNCHGVTEIKIIYYNP; encoded by the coding sequence ATGGCGTCCTCCAAGTCCCTTGCCCTCCTGCTACTCGTGGCTCTGTCGGCGACGGCCATGTCCGCCGCCGGTCAAGGCTGTGACGGCCACAAGGTGACGGTGCAGAACCTGTGTGGCCACGACCTGAACCTGGGAATCAACGCGGTCTCGAACAGCAAGATGCTCTTCCCCAACGGGTGGCTGCTCCCCAACGGGAAGCACGAGTCGTTCGACGTGTGCGCGTGGTCGGGGAGCGTGTCGGCGCAGGGCGCCGCCGTGGCCAAGTTCCACATCGGCCATGAGGGCGGTGCGTACTACGAGGTGAGCACCGACCAGGCGAGCATGCCCATCCGCGTCTCCGTCACCCCGCACGGCAGCCCGCTGCAGGGCCACTGCCCCACCGCCGGATGCAACAGCGGCAACCACTGCTTCGAGCACTCCGTCCCCGGCGGCAACTGCCATGGCGTCACCGAGATCAAGATCATCTACTACAACCCATAG